In Colletotrichum higginsianum IMI 349063 chromosome 1, whole genome shotgun sequence, one genomic interval encodes:
- a CDS encoding Succinyl-CoA:3-ketoacid-coenzyme A transferase: MPSPALCARSLRAYARHGSNHTAILARAFSATARRPEINKVYPSATEALKDMKPDSTLLCGGFGLCGVPDTLIDEVLKKPEITGITAVSNNAGTDTSGLGKLLKTKQIKKMVASYIGENKTFEKMYLTGEVELELTPQGTLAERCAAGGKGIPAFYTPAAFGTVVQTGELPLRNKPDGSADQFSYPKDVKVFNGKSYLLEHSIAGDYAFVKAYKADKLGNCQFRLAANNFNGAMGRNAKMTIVEAEHIVEPGEISPEAVHLPGIYVKRVIQSTSEKNIEKYTFAKDENDADAKKALGTGDTAAKRERIVRRAAKEFKNGMYANLGIGMPMLAPGFVGPEVEVQLQSENGILGLGPYPKKGDEDADLINAGKETVTLKPGASVFGSEESFGMIRSGRINLTILGAMQVSANGDLANWMLPGKVKGFGGAMDLVSNPSATKVVVTMEHTDKKGNAKIVKQCAFPLTGRACVSRIITELGVFDVDFAHGLTLIEIADGVTVDEIKSKTEAPFTVADDLKPML, from the exons ATGCCCTCACCAGCTTTGTGTGCACGCTCGTTGCGTGCCTATGCCCGCCATGGCTCTAAC CACACTGCCATCTTGGCCCGCGCATTCTCTGCGACGGCGCGGAGGCCGGAAATCAACAAGGTCTACCCTTCAGCTACCGAGGCTCTCAAGGACATGAAGCCCGACTCCACACTTCTCTGCGGTGGCTTCGGACTCTGCGGTGTCCCCGATACCCTCATTGACGAGGTACTGAAGAAGCCCGAGATCACCGGCATCACTGCAGTCTCCAACAACGCCGGCACCGACACCTCCGGCCTCGGCAAGCTGCTGAAGACGAAGCAGATCAAGAAGATGGTTGCCAGCTACATTGGCGAGAACAAGACGTTCGAGAAGATGTACCTGaccggcgaggtcgagctcgagctgaCCCCCCAGGGTACCCTCGCTGAGcgctgcgccgccggcggcaagggcatTCCCGCCTTCTACACCCCGGCAGCCTTCGGCACCGTCGTACAGACGGGCGAGCTGCCCCTTCGCAACAAGCCCGACGGTTCGGCCGACCAGTTCTCCTACCCCAAGGACGTCAAGGTCTTCAACGGCAAGTCTTACCTTCTCGAGCACAGCATCGCCGGCGACTACGCCTTCGTCAAAGCCTAcaaggccgacaagctcGGAAACTGCCAGTTCCGCCTTGCCGCCAACAACTTCAACGGCGCCATGGGCCGCAACGCCAAGATGaccatcgtcgaggccgagcacATTGTCGAGCCCGGTGAGATCTCCCCCGAGGCCGTCCATCTGCCCGGCATCTATGTGAAGCGCGTCATTCAAAGCACGAGCGAGAAAAACATTGAGAAGTACACCTTTGCCAAGGATGAGAACGACGCAGACGCCAAGAAGgccctcggcaccggcgacaccgccgccaagCGCGAGCGCAtcgtccgccgcgccgcaAAGGAGTTCAAGAACGGCATGTACGCCAACCTTGGCATCGGCATGCCCATGCTGGCCCCCGGCTTCGTCGGccccgaggtcgaggtccagCTGCAGTCCGAGAACGGTATCCTCGGCCTGGGCCCCTACcccaagaagggcgacgaggacgctgACCTCATCAACGCCGGCAAGGAGACCGTCACGCTTAAGCCCGGCGCCTCAGTCTTTGGTAGCGAGGAGAGCTTCGGCATGATCCGCAGCGGCCGCATCAACCTTAccatcctcggcgccatGCAGGTTagcgccaacggcgacctcgccaaCTGGATGTTGCCTGGTAAGGTCAAGGGCTTCGGTGGGGCCATGGACCTCGTCAGCAACCCCAGCGCGACTAAGGTCGTCGTTACGATGGAGCACACGGATAAGAAGGGCAATGCCAAGATCGTCAAGCAGTGTGCCTTCCCCCTGACCGGCAGAGCCTGCGTCTCAAGGATCATTACTGAATTG GGCGTCTTTGATGTCGACTTCGCCCATGGCCTGACCCTTATCGAGATCGCGGACGGCGTGACGGTGGATGAGATTAAGAGCAAGACCGAGGCGCCATTCACTGTTGCCGATGACCTGAAGCCCATGTTGTAA